From Spiroplasma eriocheiris, the proteins below share one genomic window:
- a CDS encoding MSC_0882 family membrane protein has product MKKDKGNEFINDDYQPHLPPHQPQVNNSPAIGQNYSQPLNQINNPNLAQPPLGFTNNNEIKDKIPGFIKQKIIWEKFRASCYLLFGLGGIIILAFFITIYYVAKSKGYFPNSQQKLSDLMPEGIKFAEASFANIKVQLIPYPYLLIALLILAVGIFFYGCFELSTIRGEVKRYYQQLQTGHETIPNFVFSIYKKSIVRKIVINWLATLIYLLGLISLGILIALQHAYDIGKKEFILGFWKLGNVKNLKTEITVTSIVLLITLGLHVLSLLLAKRTRGQIISYYGYDIMPFEEMRYLKRKTNWICFLIFLLIITIIIIALVILLRKLHLKKSNKTFLWPWQR; this is encoded by the coding sequence ATGAAAAAAGATAAAGGTAATGAATTTATTAATGATGATTATCAACCACATTTACCACCACATCAACCCCAAGTAAATAATTCCCCAGCAATAGGGCAAAATTATTCGCAGCCCCTTAATCAAATTAATAACCCGAACTTAGCACAACCCCCATTAGGATTTACGAATAATAATGAAATAAAAGATAAAATTCCGGGTTTTATTAAACAAAAAATAATTTGAGAAAAATTTCGTGCTAGTTGTTATCTTTTATTTGGTTTGGGAGGAATTATTATTTTAGCATTCTTTATTACAATTTATTATGTTGCAAAAAGTAAAGGTTATTTCCCTAATTCACAGCAAAAATTATCTGATTTAATGCCTGAGGGGATTAAATTTGCGGAGGCATCTTTTGCCAATATTAAAGTCCAATTAATACCATATCCATATTTACTAATTGCTTTGTTAATTTTAGCGGTTGGGATTTTCTTTTATGGTTGTTTTGAACTATCAACTATTCGTGGGGAAGTTAAAAGATATTATCAACAACTTCAAACCGGTCATGAAACTATTCCTAATTTTGTTTTTAGTATTTATAAAAAAAGTATTGTGCGTAAAATTGTTATCAATTGATTAGCAACATTAATTTACTTATTAGGGTTAATTTCCTTAGGGATTTTAATTGCTCTACAGCATGCTTATGATATTGGTAAGAAAGAATTTATTTTAGGTTTTTGAAAACTTGGCAATGTTAAAAATTTAAAAACTGAAATTACTGTTACTAGTATTGTTTTATTAATCACTCTTGGACTCCACGTTTTATCTTTACTATTAGCTAAAAGAACACGCGGTCAAATTATTAGCTATTATGGTTATGATATTATGCCTTTTGAAGAAATGCGTTATTTAAAACGAAAAACTAATTGAATTTGTTTTTTAATTTTTTTATTGATTATTACTATAATTATTATTGCATTAGTGATATTATTACGTAAACTACACTTAAAAAAAAGTAATAAAACATTTTTGTGACCATGACAACGTTAG
- a CDS encoding TlyA family RNA methyltransferase: MKIRIDQLLVDKKLAPSREKAKALILSNNVLVNNEPILKAGTLVDENDDIKIRGNELKYVSRAGYKLEKALLTFQIPARGLVCLDIGASTGGFTDCLLQNNAKKVYAVDVGTNQLVWKLRSDQRVVSLEKTNFRYASKELFADNIEFACCDVSFISLDKIIPVLKDILLPNHYAVLLIKPQFETTRENVNKGKISRQEIHYEVIKKIMALSLQNNFSFLNLDYSPITGNKKANIEFICLLQQTSTPINNITDQKVQEVIATAWNNL, from the coding sequence ATGAAAATAAGAATTGATCAGTTACTAGTTGATAAAAAATTAGCTCCTTCGCGAGAAAAAGCCAAGGCGCTAATTTTAAGCAATAATGTGTTAGTTAATAACGAACCAATTCTAAAGGCTGGCACATTAGTTGATGAAAATGATGATATTAAGATTCGTGGCAATGAATTAAAATATGTTTCGCGCGCTGGTTATAAATTAGAAAAAGCGCTACTCACATTTCAAATCCCCGCACGGGGATTAGTTTGTTTGGATATTGGTGCTTCTACCGGGGGATTTACTGATTGTTTGTTACAAAATAATGCCAAAAAAGTATATGCTGTTGATGTTGGAACCAACCAATTAGTTTGAAAATTGCGCAGTGATCAGCGGGTTGTTAGTTTGGAAAAAACTAATTTTCGCTATGCAAGCAAAGAACTGTTTGCAGATAACATTGAATTTGCTTGTTGTGATGTTTCTTTTATTTCATTAGATAAAATTATCCCGGTTTTAAAAGATATTTTATTACCAAATCATTATGCGGTGTTATTAATTAAACCACAGTTTGAAACTACCCGTGAAAATGTTAATAAGGGAAAAATAAGCCGTCAGGAAATTCATTATGAAGTTATCAAAAAAATTATGGCATTAAGTTTACAAAATAATTTTAGTTTTTTAAATCTTGATTATTCACCAATCACCGGAAATAAAAAAGCAAACATTGAATTTATTTGTTTATTACAACAAACTTCAACACCAATTAATAACATAACTGATCAAAAAGTACAGGAGGTTATTGCAACTGCATGAAATAATTTATAA
- a CDS encoding thiol peroxidase, with protein MAMKTMQGDVYTLLPKNHIKVGDKLIFKADTTKFEDFNLADVKKKYKVISAIPSIDTSVCMLQTREFNNKLVSKYPDVQLITISRDLPFALTRGCESFLNPNHILLSDTNYRDFGNKTNLYFDFNNLLARSVIVLNENNEVIYLQIVNPVSSEPNYQEVYTFLDNL; from the coding sequence ATGGCTATGAAAACTATGCAAGGTGATGTTTATACATTACTTCCTAAAAACCATATAAAAGTTGGGGATAAATTAATTTTTAAAGCAGACACCACAAAATTTGAAGATTTTAATTTGGCTGATGTTAAGAAAAAATACAAAGTTATTTCTGCAATTCCTAGCATTGATACTAGCGTTTGTATGTTACAAACCAGAGAATTCAATAATAAACTAGTTAGTAAATATCCTGATGTACAATTAATTACAATATCACGCGATCTTCCGTTTGCCTTAACCAGAGGTTGTGAATCTTTTTTAAATCCAAATCATATTTTATTGTCTGATACTAACTATCGAGATTTTGGTAATAAAACTAATTTATATTTTGATTTTAATAACTTATTAGCTCGTAGTGTTATTGTTTTAAATGAAAATAATGAGGTTATTTATCTACAAATTGTAAACCCTGTTAGTTCAGAACCAAATTACCAAGAGGTTTATACATTCTTAGACAATTTATAA
- the pnuC gene encoding nicotinamide riboside transporter PnuC, with amino-acid sequence MWKIVLLSLSGIASFTGIICIFLIAFGRLSNFFWGTINVIIYGLFAFAWGYIGAAQLNIFFFLPFQIIGWYHWQKRIGDGESEVKIREWRWYYVFMGAIIIGIIISVIFYFEIPWLSKLITGQYDYDNQIGPHLLDTLNTGLSIIAMLLMIGGLREQWIFWIFVNLTQIIMYSGITGFININMIILWTINLINAIVGLLRWYKVIL; translated from the coding sequence GTGTGAAAAATTGTCTTATTATCACTAAGTGGGATTGCTAGTTTTACGGGGATTATTTGTATTTTTTTAATAGCCTTTGGACGCTTATCAAATTTTTTCTGGGGAACAATTAATGTGATTATTTATGGGTTATTTGCATTTGCCTGAGGTTATATTGGGGCGGCACAATTAAACATCTTTTTCTTTTTACCTTTTCAAATTATTGGTTGGTATCATTGACAAAAACGAATAGGAGATGGAGAATCCGAAGTAAAAATACGAGAATGACGATGATACTATGTTTTCATGGGGGCGATTATTATCGGGATCATAATTTCTGTTATTTTTTATTTTGAAATTCCCTGGCTGTCAAAGTTAATTACTGGACAGTATGACTATGATAATCAAATAGGACCCCATTTATTAGATACTTTAAATACTGGTTTAAGTATTATAGCTATGCTCTTAATGATTGGTGGTTTACGAGAACAGTGAATATTTTGAATTTTCGTTAATCTTACCCAAATTATTATGTATAGTGGAATTACTGGTTTTATTAATATTAATATGATTATTTTATGAACAATTAATTTAATTAATGCTATTGTAGGTTTGTTACGGTGGTATAAAGTTATTTTATAA
- a CDS encoding MATE family efflux transporter, which produces MSLMMTKNEQKFRYAKPWITILYFCLPTVLIMVIQGAYNILDKELALVYATPDLMHDSWYVNQYNIINHFYGPDVVTIIPYNEMRSFINVATQYSMQVNNLILAFSIMIGLGCAMNFSIAYGQRNSQKMKEIAGNGFATTTIFSIMVAFIIFCIIFPQWHAILITSQMGSYYNPITEQLCWSYLYPLLLSTPLMFLSYWFLSMLRSEGKMNWVIMSIVTSVLINCAGSIFFMKVCHLKMVGSMLGTVLSYFVQFVWGVILIFCFKHSNARFSKYDLFFIKWNNVVNFMKAGLPNFIISLSFMLTSYVATSLAVLLPNQKYENNIAILQQLIAAINPWITFIISVGFGLTQGARSIIAYNYGAEKYNRIWQVLKRVSLVLIIWFCLIFILIMIFASDMIKLFAFPGQDAAQYHWWVGIYFMAYPTCSLTFICLTLFQGINKSMMATFTNSLRSVVIALPCLAIGYGISIATGNPIWFFILIGLTDFICAGILIPILWFYWKKYHHQLIDTPDNFNLQDVVFVKKVTNV; this is translated from the coding sequence ATGAGCTTAATGATGACTAAAAATGAGCAAAAGTTTCGCTATGCAAAACCATGGATTACTATTTTATATTTTTGCTTACCAACTGTTTTAATTATGGTAATTCAAGGTGCATATAATATTCTTGATAAAGAATTAGCGCTAGTATATGCCACTCCTGACTTAATGCATGATTCGTGATATGTTAACCAATATAATATTATTAATCATTTTTACGGGCCAGATGTTGTGACAATAATTCCTTATAATGAAATGCGCTCTTTTATTAATGTTGCAACCCAATATTCAATGCAAGTAAATAATTTAATTCTAGCGTTTAGTATTATGATTGGGTTAGGATGTGCAATGAATTTTTCTATTGCCTATGGACAACGTAATAGTCAAAAAATGAAGGAAATTGCTGGGAATGGTTTTGCCACCACAACTATTTTTTCAATTATGGTTGCATTTATAATTTTTTGTATAATTTTTCCCCAATGGCATGCTATTTTAATTACTAGTCAGATGGGATCATATTACAATCCAATCACAGAACAACTATGTTGGAGTTATTTATATCCGCTCTTATTATCAACACCTTTAATGTTTTTAAGTTATTGGTTTTTATCAATGCTGCGTAGTGAAGGAAAAATGAACTGAGTTATTATGTCAATTGTAACCTCTGTTTTAATAAATTGTGCAGGCAGCATTTTCTTTATGAAAGTTTGTCATTTAAAAATGGTTGGTTCAATGTTAGGAACTGTGCTTTCGTATTTTGTTCAATTTGTGTGGGGAGTAATTCTAATTTTTTGTTTTAAACATAGTAATGCTCGCTTTAGTAAATATGATTTATTTTTTATAAAATGAAATAATGTTGTTAACTTTATGAAGGCGGGACTACCTAATTTTATTATTAGTTTATCATTTATGTTAACTTCTTATGTTGCAACTAGTTTAGCAGTGCTACTCCCTAATCAAAAGTATGAAAATAATATTGCTATTCTTCAACAATTAATAGCAGCTATTAATCCTTGGATAACTTTTATAATTTCTGTTGGTTTTGGGTTAACCCAAGGGGCCCGTTCAATTATTGCATATAACTATGGGGCTGAAAAATATAACCGGATTTGACAAGTTCTAAAAAGAGTTAGTTTAGTTTTAATAATTTGGTTTTGTTTAATTTTTATTTTAATTATGATTTTTGCCAGTGATATGATTAAGTTGTTTGCTTTTCCCGGCCAAGATGCGGCGCAATACCATTGATGAGTTGGCATATATTTTATGGCTTATCCAACATGTTCATTAACTTTTATATGTTTAACTTTATTTCAAGGAATTAATAAATCAATGATGGCTACTTTTACTAATAGTTTACGCTCAGTGGTAATTGCTTTACCATGTTTAGCAATTGGTTATGGAATAAGTATTGCAACTGGTAATCCAATTTGATTTTTTATTTTAATTGGTTTAACAGATTTTATTTGTGCAGGAATTTTAATTCCCATTTTATGGTTTTATTGAAAAAAATACCATCATCAGTTAATTGATACCCCGGATAATTTTAATTTGCAGGATGTTGTGTTTGTTAAAAAAGTTACAAATGTTTAG
- a CDS encoding energy-coupled thiamine transporter ThiT, with protein sequence MEQTVENFYDAKQQKIILWTAKIFCIVPIVLYLVFLVLSASLNATLLSDLLHINNDENLQNMQLFLICFCSFGLIFAILYAVSSWICKYDEYLNYKMQFILLSIFSLNILNLVLNITIYSQELKPQDTIFKDKTKQKKFWQLFGIRKWYTFDYVIIALFVGITLALNYIESYLLPQLPNGGGVALKYIPLIILAFIHSSLAGWICGAVSSLLAILFIQSGFIISPWSFILDYFLPMTTPCLAGWMRFKVTNDKKYITYINYLIMCITIMLIIYFWQILAAVAVWNVLYPDAIWKGYAGWLYAFVYNFIHVFLFTYPLTQIVVPIALRGLAPVYINRFQQHYGY encoded by the coding sequence ATGGAGCAAACCGTTGAAAATTTTTATGATGCCAAACAACAAAAAATAATTTTATGGACCGCTAAGATCTTTTGCATAGTTCCCATTGTTTTGTATTTAGTTTTTCTAGTTTTATCAGCTAGTTTAAATGCAACGCTACTTAGCGATTTATTGCATATTAACAACGATGAAAACTTACAAAATATGCAATTATTTTTAATTTGTTTTTGTAGTTTTGGATTAATTTTTGCAATTTTATACGCTGTGAGTTCTTGAATTTGTAAATACGATGAATATTTAAACTATAAAATGCAGTTTATTTTACTAAGTATCTTTAGTTTAAATATTTTAAATTTAGTTTTAAATATTACAATTTACAGTCAAGAATTAAAACCACAAGATACCATTTTTAAAGATAAAACTAAACAAAAAAAATTTTGACAATTATTTGGAATTAGAAAATGGTACACCTTTGATTATGTTATCATTGCATTATTTGTAGGAATTACTTTAGCATTAAATTATATTGAAAGTTATCTCTTACCCCAATTACCAAATGGTGGTGGGGTTGCTTTAAAATATATTCCATTAATTATATTAGCTTTTATTCATTCAAGTTTAGCAGGATGAATTTGTGGAGCAGTTAGTTCACTATTAGCAATTTTATTTATTCAATCAGGATTTATAATTTCACCATGATCATTTATCCTAGATTATTTTTTGCCAATGACAACTCCCTGCTTAGCAGGATGAATGCGATTTAAAGTTACGAATGATAAAAAATATATTACTTATATTAACTATTTAATTATGTGTATCACAATTATGCTAATTATTTACTTTTGACAAATTTTAGCTGCAGTAGCAGTCTGAAACGTGTTATACCCAGATGCAATTTGAAAAGGTTATGCCGGATGATTATATGCGTTTGTTTATAACTTTATTCATGTCTTCTTATTTACTTATCCGCTGACCCAAATCGTGGTGCCAATTGCTCTACGTGGGCTAGCTCCTGTATATATAAATCGCTTTCAACAGCATTATGGTTATTAG
- a CDS encoding MurR/RpiR family transcriptional regulator, which produces MGFMNYDNLINKLENLKNNENKFSFISEFIINHLNKINNYNINQLAKATFSSPVTIIRMCKEIGLQGYKELIIILTSFNTNKHPNNHNKLDNTLTKIKTNLDATNTLLNFEIIQKFVDYVNSNKTILLFAYGESALWMESFYSRLLRLGIKTYFNKDHENNLIFSQIIDQNFVVLALSLSGETKSVLNLVKQAKKNHAVIFTISKYLQNHLKKLGDYNLNLSYNPNDNYLITKSTRYAMLYVLDLIYEQIIASKEKYYTNILKNTFLKK; this is translated from the coding sequence ATGGGATTTATGAATTATGATAACTTAATTAATAAATTAGAAAATTTAAAAAATAATGAAAATAAATTTTCTTTTATCAGTGAATTTATTATTAATCATTTGAATAAAATTAATAATTATAATATTAACCAATTAGCAAAAGCAACTTTTTCTTCTCCGGTCACAATTATTCGAATGTGCAAAGAAATTGGTCTACAAGGTTATAAAGAATTAATCATTATTTTAACATCTTTTAATACTAATAAGCACCCAAATAATCATAATAAGCTAGATAATACTTTAACTAAAATTAAAACTAATTTAGATGCGACTAATACCTTATTAAATTTTGAAATTATTCAAAAATTTGTTGACTATGTGAATAGTAATAAGACAATTTTATTATTTGCTTATGGTGAATCAGCCTTATGAATGGAAAGTTTTTATTCACGTTTATTGCGACTAGGTATTAAAACTTATTTTAATAAAGACCATGAAAACAATTTAATTTTTAGTCAAATTATTGACCAGAATTTTGTTGTCTTAGCATTATCCTTATCGGGAGAAACCAAAAGTGTTTTAAATTTAGTTAAGCAGGCCAAAAAGAACCATGCTGTTATTTTTACAATTAGCAAATATTTGCAGAATCACTTAAAAAAACTAGGAGATTATAATTTAAATCTTAGTTATAATCCGAATGATAATTATTTAATTACAAAGTCAACACGTTATGCAATGCTATATGTGTTAGATTTAATTTATGAACAAATTATTGCCTCAAAAGAAAAATACTATACTAATATTTTAAAAAATACCTTTTTAAAAAAATAA
- a CDS encoding PRD domain-containing protein, with translation MGVDKSTAQMVIKNLVTADQYKIVANRYDIFENHILTFIDRFYHHQDLGFDLTSEIRAQIKPEFIKLATQFLNDLLKLLGEKDFKISEKEIFLVATHFANCEEV, from the coding sequence ATGGGTGTGGATAAAAGTACTGCACAAATGGTGATTAAAAACTTAGTAACAGCGGATCAATACAAAATAGTGGCTAATAGATATGATATTTTTGAAAATCATATTTTAACGTTTATTGATCGTTTTTACCACCACCAAGATTTGGGATTTGATTTGACATCAGAAATTAGAGCGCAAATTAAACCAGAATTTATCAAATTAGCAACGCAGTTCTTAAATGATTTATTAAAGTTATTAGGTGAAAAAGATTTTAAAATTAGTGAGAAAGAAATTTTTTTAGTAGCAACACATTTTGCAAATTGTGAGGAGGTTTAA
- a CDS encoding SFCGS family glycine-rich protein: MTKPLVVIGHRMGQGFNVKAGVETAGGTAIVIEGMLADMKLGQVMNEVQADLGISFCGSGGAGAITAANEFDYEAVDHLRSVDEGVTAIKQGIQVLGFGFMDTEELGEKLTSAWLEVHQND, from the coding sequence ATGACAAAACCACTAGTAGTTATTGGCCACCGAATGGGTCAAGGATTTAATGTTAAAGCGGGTGTTGAAACTGCGGGAGGAACTGCAATTGTTATTGAGGGGATGCTAGCTGATATGAAGTTAGGGCAAGTAATGAACGAAGTTCAAGCTGATTTAGGAATTAGTTTTTGTGGTTCTGGCGGAGCTGGGGCTATTACCGCCGCTAATGAATTTGATTACGAAGCAGTTGATCATTTACGGTCAGTTGACGAAGGAGTTACTGCAATTAAACAAGGTATCCAAGTATTAGGATTTGGATTTATGGACACTGAAGAGTTAGGCGAAAAATTAACCTCTGCTTGATTAGAGGTTCATCAAAATGATTAG
- a CDS encoding DUF4312 family protein, with the protein MISPEDKSQSSQSSLINTYQQDQKSILKVEETDLIVTGKGLKIREAYNNAFEEMKKLAYKKFNNFIIHLEPLDVVELSDNSGLKSQRFLGTFFPHKKLKYEIKLKIIVRAKYLEIF; encoded by the coding sequence ATGATTAGTCCCGAAGATAAAAGCCAATCATCACAGTCCTCTTTAATAAATACTTATCAACAAGACCAGAAATCAATTTTAAAAGTTGAAGAAACTGATTTAATTGTAACGGGGAAGGGTCTTAAAATTCGTGAAGCATATAATAATGCTTTTGAAGAAATGAAAAAATTAGCATATAAGAAATTTAATAATTTTATTATTCATTTAGAACCATTAGATGTTGTCGAGTTATCTGATAATAGTGGATTAAAATCACAACGGTTTTTAGGAACTTTTTTTCCCCACAAAAAACTTAAGTATGAAATTAAATTGAAAATTATTGTGCGAGCAAAATATCTTGAAATATTTTAG
- a CDS encoding DUF4311 domain-containing protein: protein MSLGIAVIIAIIIGALVGLSIGIGTARMFHAPEKQALGTFRTLGEINACNGDPVSHFAFGLGFFFNSTASAIGTGALTQDVIHRIITNWGIALAKLCTRKKDTFQVMRSPLMVGVGSMIIGIVVMPIMITIYSYIPRQLSSIASGILSPAANYLFNYIMPVLFLIAALDAGKKIGLPAIIFGVLSQFISGNAIPGIVLGILVGSSWDQKGILSVQFWVLFVLTIVLFILIAYFRNITWNDIIHLKPVKASGLKMLGDLAQLGHVNIEYNLTSHPGIIDEVQ from the coding sequence ATGAGTTTAGGTATTGCTGTTATTATTGCAATTATTATTGGGGCACTGGTTGGTTTATCAATTGGAATTGGAACCGCACGAATGTTTCATGCTCCAGAAAAACAGGCGCTAGGAACTTTCCGAACATTAGGAGAAATTAATGCTTGTAATGGTGATCCAGTTTCGCACTTTGCATTTGGTTTAGGTTTCTTTTTTAACTCAACTGCTTCGGCAATTGGAACTGGTGCTTTGACCCAAGATGTTATTCATCGAATTATTACTAACTGAGGAATTGCCTTAGCAAAACTATGTACGCGTAAAAAAGATACCTTTCAAGTAATGCGTTCACCATTAATGGTTGGCGTTGGTTCAATGATCATTGGGATTGTTGTGATGCCAATTATGATTACAATTTATAGTTATATTCCTCGACAATTATCTTCCATTGCTAGTGGAATTTTATCCCCAGCGGCAAATTATTTATTTAATTATATTATGCCTGTGTTATTTTTAATTGCGGCATTAGATGCGGGGAAGAAAATTGGACTACCAGCAATCATTTTTGGAGTATTGTCACAATTTATTTCCGGAAATGCTATTCCCGGAATTGTGTTAGGAATCTTAGTAGGTTCATCGTGAGATCAAAAAGGAATTTTATCAGTCCAATTTTGAGTTTTGTTTGTATTAACTATTGTGTTATTTATTTTAATTGCTTATTTTCGTAATATTACGTGAAATGATATTATTCATTTAAAACCTGTTAAAGCTTCTGGATTAAAAATGCTAGGAGACTTGGCCCAACTGGGGCATGTTAATATTGAATATAATTTAACATCTCACCCTGGCATTATAGATGAGGTACAATAA
- a CDS encoding DUF4310 family protein: MMRDLNNSNKLQPIIKKTDKIKKQLLIYEAQITAHQNKLQDEKDFNKRLVIRNAIKSLKKNIRQLKAKTLSEAEILKTEYEFQQENVLNAQKNLEKVTKHYQKINAKWSQAETLVKDAKGYIKDYKQNYSEIKSKKKIIHQYKILCRKNEKLKLLINNLTAKETILTEKQAEVIFEQETFLTEHVNVIKNEYDELLNNPEVLNSEVSKELLVTKLQEIDKINNKKIVQYNTIIKKYQSQIEKITNRKVNLQLTLDHNLTIITTLESENTIVGQKLSQYAESKKVLLNNVKLKWEFKKTKVYYHKVEHQFQKANDKLEWLAQKINLLANVAGQNLESINSKESNFLRGFNRIERILLKDWFFIIITMMLSAGVVLSTYLFVQKGIGALNEIFVVAMLKNGLVTGDYTAAMGFAVGFLIARILEGPLVGILDVGGSILTGVGIGVPAVFLASNKLAFVMHNPFLALLLGAVIGMIIGVVIILIRILKPKEAKGLGTDIMIGAGNATGKFLGPLVIFSAATFNPLAGIGAGIGAGIFMWIKKPLVGGAILGAMILGMIPAFS, encoded by the coding sequence ATGATGAGAGATTTAAATAATTCAAACAAATTACAACCAATAATCAAAAAAACAGATAAAATAAAAAAACAATTATTAATTTATGAAGCACAAATCACTGCTCATCAAAATAAATTGCAAGATGAGAAAGATTTTAATAAGCGGTTAGTTATCCGCAATGCGATTAAAAGTTTGAAAAAAAATATTCGCCAGTTAAAAGCAAAAACTTTATCGGAAGCTGAAATTTTAAAAACAGAATATGAATTTCAACAAGAGAATGTTCTTAATGCTCAAAAAAACTTGGAAAAGGTGACTAAGCATTACCAAAAAATTAATGCTAAGTGATCACAAGCAGAAACTTTAGTTAAGGATGCAAAAGGATATATTAAAGATTACAAGCAAAATTATTCAGAAATTAAATCAAAAAAGAAAATTATCCATCAATATAAAATTTTGTGTCGAAAAAATGAAAAACTAAAATTATTAATCAATAATTTGACAGCTAAAGAAACAATCTTAACTGAAAAACAGGCTGAAGTTATATTTGAGCAAGAGACATTTTTAACAGAACATGTCAATGTTATTAAAAATGAATATGATGAGTTATTAAATAATCCCGAAGTTTTAAACTCTGAAGTTAGCAAAGAATTATTAGTAACTAAGTTACAAGAAATTGATAAGATTAATAATAAAAAAATTGTGCAGTATAATACAATAATAAAAAAATATCAAAGTCAAATTGAAAAAATTACCAACCGTAAAGTTAATTTACAACTTACTCTTGATCATAATTTAACAATCATCACTACTTTGGAAAGTGAAAACACTATTGTTGGTCAAAAACTTTCCCAATATGCTGAGAGTAAAAAAGTTTTACTTAATAATGTTAAATTAAAATGAGAGTTTAAAAAAACTAAGGTTTATTATCATAAAGTAGAACATCAGTTTCAAAAAGCAAATGATAAGTTAGAATGGTTAGCACAAAAAATTAATTTATTAGCAAATGTTGCTGGTCAAAATCTAGAAAGTATTAATAGTAAAGAATCAAATTTTTTACGCGGATTTAATCGTATTGAAAGAATCTTATTGAAAGACTGGTTCTTTATTATCATTACAATGATGTTAAGCGCTGGAGTAGTATTATCAACATATTTATTCGTACAAAAAGGAATTGGTGCGTTAAATGAAATTTTTGTGGTTGCTATGTTAAAAAATGGGTTAGTAACCGGAGACTATACTGCCGCTATGGGTTTTGCTGTTGGATTTTTAATTGCCCGGATTTTAGAAGGACCATTAGTTGGAATTTTAGATGTTGGTGGTTCAATTTTAACTGGAGTTGGAATTGGGGTTCCCGCAGTTTTCCTTGCCTCAAATAAGTTAGCATTTGTAATGCACAATCCATTCTTGGCTTTATTATTAGGAGCAGTAATTGGAATGATTATTGGTGTTGTCATCATTTTAATTCGCATCTTAAAACCAAAAGAAGCCAAAGGACTCGGAACAGATATTATGATTGGAGCGGGGAATGCTACTGGAAAATTCTTAGGACCGTTAGTAATTTTTTCAGCTGCCACTTTTAATCCTTTAGCTGGGATTGGCGCTGGCATTGGAGCGGGAATTTTTATGTGAATTAAAAAACCACTAGTTGGTGGTGCAATTTTAGGCGCAATGATTTTAGGAATGATTCCCGCATTTTCATAG